The following DNA comes from Rhodospirillaceae bacterium.
AACGATGACACAGTCGTGCGGGCCGAGGTTTGCCGGATCGTCGGAAGCCTCGACCGCGGCCGTTATCCGGCGCCCCTCGAAATCGAGGCGAAGGCCGCCGTCGCGTATGGCATCGAGATGGGCGCCGCGGGCGACGACCGAGACCTCATGGCCGGCTTCGGCCATCAATGCGGCGATGAAACCGCCGATCGATCCGGCGCCGACGATGCAGAGCTTCACGCTACGCCCTGTAGCTTGGATCGACCGCGTCGACGGTCCGGCGCAGCGCGTCGAACACGTTCTGGCCGCCGCCGTATTTCCGGTCGAACTGCAGATTGACCCGGGCGCACTGCTGGCGGACTTCCTCGGCCAGCGGAATCGACGGGCCCGGTATCCCTTCGGCGGCCATCTGGATTTCGCAGGCCCGGTTCAGGGTCCACAGGCGGGCAAAGGCTTCGGCAATGGTCTCGCCCCAGCTCAGCAGGCCGTGGTTGCGCAGGATGAGTTGGCGCTTGTCGCCCAGGCTGGCGAGCAGGCGGACCTTTTCGCCGGGATTGACCGTGATGCCTTCGAAATCGTGATAGGCGACCTGGTTGTAGATCTGAGCCGAATAGAAATTGTTCCAGTCCAGCCCGGCTTCCTTGCACGCCACCGCCATGCCGGCGGTCGTGTGGGTATGCATGACGCAATGGGCGGTGGGGTGATGGCCGTGAATGGCGCTGTGGATCGGCAGGCCGGCCGGATTGATACCCCAGGCGCTGTCGCCGATGACGTTCCCCTCGAGGTCGATCTTGACCAGGTTGGACGCCGTCACCTCCCGGTACATCAGGCCGAACGGATTGATCAGGAAATGGATGTCGATGCCCGACGCGCTTTGCGGCACCCGGGCGGTGATGTGATTGAAGATCAACTCGATCCAGCCGAGATGGTCGAAGATGCGGTAACACGCCGCCAGTTCGACCCGCATCAGCCATTCCTCTTCCGCGATATGCGCGGGCCGGTTCGCGAGATCGTCCAGCGTTACGGAACCGTCCATCCTTGCCTCCTTACTGAACGCTCATCGTCGCCACCGTGCACCCGACGGCGAAGATCGGGATCGGCGCGTAGAACAACAGCTCGCCGGTCGCGCCTTCCGTCGCCGCGGCGACCGTAATGAAGGTGCGGATCTCGAAGCCGCCATGGCCGGCCTCGCGATACACCTCCTCGTCGGTATATGCGAGCAGTTCGTCCTTGCGGTTGTTGACGAACTTGTCGAGGAAATCCCGGTCGAACGCTTCGTTGACCGTGCCGCTGTCCGGCGTGCAAGGCCAGTGGGAAATGCCGCCGGTGCCGATCAGCGCGATGCGCTCCGGCGCCGCGTCGCAGGCCTCGCGCAGCGCCCGGCCGAACGCCCAGGTGCGGTGCAGCGGGGTGAGCGGCGGTTCCTGGCAGTTGATGTTGATGGGAACCACCGGCAGGTCGTAGCGCGGCGTCAGAAAATGCAGCGGCACCGAGATGCCGTGATCGAATTTCCACTCCTGGGCATAGGCGACATCGCAATCGTCCATGATCCGGGTGATGAGCCGCTTCGAAAGGTCCGGCGCGCCGGGAATCCGCCGCCGCTCGATGCCCAGCCACGCCTCGTCCTCGATCGGGCCTTCGTAGAAGTCCGCCATGCCGATGCAGTAGGCCGGCATGTTGTCGAAGAAGAAATTGGCGAAATGCTCGGCGCCGACGACCACGAGGGCGTCAGGCCGGCTCGCTTCCAAGGCGTCGCGCAGGCGGTGGTAATTCGCATAAAACTCGTCGCGAATCGCCGGATCGGCCAGATGCGCACGGCCGGTGATCCCGGGGGCGTGGCTGCCGACGCCGGCAAAGACCAGCGGCATCGCGCTAGTCCTCCAGCATGGCGTAGAGCCCTTCGCGCACCCTGCCGTGTTCGGCAACGCCGTCGCGCATGGCCTGGATGTAGTCCGCCCAGGGATATTGATGCATCGCCGCATAATGCATCAGGAGCTGGCCGTTGACGCCGAGCACGAACAGCAGGCCGATATCCGGCTTGCGGATCGCCTCCAGCTCTTCGTCTGTCAGCTCGTATTCCCCCAACACGCTTTCCGGATCGGCCTCGAAGCGCTCGCGCACCCGGCGATCGCGGTTGAGCTGGTACATCAGTTTCTGGACGTAATAGAGGCTCATCGTTTCAGGCGCCCAGTCTCGGGATTCGGTGATCGCCCAGCGCGACGCAGATATTCTTGGTCTCCATGTAGAAATCGAAGCTGTAGTCGCCGCCGTCCCGACCGATCCCGCTTGCCTTGGTGCCGCCGAAGGGCGACGGCAGGTGCCGGATATTCTGGGAGTTGACCCAGATCATGCCGGCGTCGAGCGCATTGGCGACCC
Coding sequences within:
- a CDS encoding class II aldolase/adducin family protein yields the protein MDGSVTLDDLANRPAHIAEEEWLMRVELAACYRIFDHLGWIELIFNHITARVPQSASGIDIHFLINPFGLMYREVTASNLVKIDLEGNVIGDSAWGINPAGLPIHSAIHGHHPTAHCVMHTHTTAGMAVACKEAGLDWNNFYSAQIYNQVAYHDFEGITVNPGEKVRLLASLGDKRQLILRNHGLLSWGETIAEAFARLWTLNRACEIQMAAEGIPGPSIPLAEEVRQQCARVNLQFDRKYGGGQNVFDALRRTVDAVDPSYRA